The proteins below are encoded in one region of Mycobacterium pseudokansasii:
- a CDS encoding type II toxin-antitoxin system PemK/MazF family toxin produces MNRGELWTVSGGVYAARPRPAIIVQDDLFSETDSVVVIPLTTTVTDTPISRVAVPNDETTKITEPSFAMIDKITTVRRSNLGARIGRAPSALMADIERSLMVFLGLAR; encoded by the coding sequence GTGAATCGTGGCGAGTTGTGGACCGTCTCCGGCGGTGTCTACGCAGCCAGGCCGCGCCCGGCGATCATCGTCCAGGACGACCTCTTTTCGGAGACAGATTCGGTTGTCGTCATCCCGCTGACCACGACCGTCACCGACACGCCGATATCCAGAGTCGCCGTGCCCAACGACGAGACGACGAAGATCACCGAGCCCAGCTTCGCGATGATCGACAAGATCACGACCGTGCGCCGGTCAAACCTTGGCGCGCGTATCGGTCGGGCGCCCTCGGCACTCATGGCGGACATCGAACGCTCTTTGATGGTGTTCCTCGGACTGGCTCGCTAG
- a CDS encoding type IV toxin-antitoxin system AbiEi family antitoxin domain-containing protein produces the protein MARNHSTPIPAALAQTPLKTIRPRDAAAVYAHPRTQLVRLADHGLLHRLADGYYVVVPQNMVGHKWLPSLEAAAAGIATTIHHHDDIVVMGLSAARLHGVIPRALATALVAVPRQHRPITLSDRPAIVRFVQRDTSRLDAERIRTDLGPTLVTTPEQTVLDLAHRPTLGDDQTDIPTAAAALYARSDKNRLQALATEQRRLASLRRAEKWAGIDYGS, from the coding sequence GTGGCGCGAAACCACAGCACCCCGATCCCGGCCGCCCTCGCACAGACCCCACTGAAAACCATCCGGCCACGCGACGCCGCCGCCGTGTACGCCCATCCCCGTACCCAGCTGGTTCGGTTGGCCGATCACGGTCTCCTGCACCGCCTCGCCGACGGCTACTACGTCGTCGTCCCGCAAAACATGGTGGGGCACAAATGGCTTCCGAGCCTGGAGGCCGCCGCCGCGGGAATCGCCACAACAATTCACCACCACGACGACATCGTCGTCATGGGCCTCAGCGCCGCACGACTGCACGGAGTCATCCCACGCGCTCTGGCAACCGCACTCGTGGCCGTACCGCGCCAGCACCGCCCCATCACGCTGAGCGATCGGCCAGCGATCGTGCGGTTCGTCCAACGCGACACCAGCCGCCTAGACGCCGAACGGATCCGCACCGACCTGGGGCCGACATTGGTGACAACACCCGAACAGACTGTCCTCGACCTGGCTCACCGCCCAACCCTCGGTGACGACCAAACCGACATCCCTACCGCGGCCGCGGCCCTCTACGCGCGCAGCGACAAGAACCGCCTGCAGGCACTCGCAACCGAACAGCGCCGGCTAGCCTCCCTGCGCCGCGCCGAGAAGTGGGCTGGGATAGATTATGGATCCTGA
- the crcB gene encoding fluoride efflux transporter CrcB, which yields MARHDYRELAAIFAGGALGALARAALATLAAPDPARWPWPTFTVNIIGAFLVGYFTTRLLERLPLSSYRRPLLGTGLCGGLTTFSTMQVETVRMLEHGHWVLAVAYTVVSIVLGLLAVQLATVVVRRVRVRG from the coding sequence GTGGCACGCCACGACTACCGGGAATTGGCCGCGATTTTCGCCGGCGGAGCGCTCGGCGCACTGGCACGTGCGGCGTTGGCCACGCTCGCGGCCCCCGACCCGGCCAGATGGCCATGGCCGACCTTCACCGTCAATATCATCGGCGCATTCCTGGTGGGTTACTTCACCACCCGGCTGCTGGAGCGGCTGCCGTTGTCCAGCTATCGGCGTCCGCTGCTGGGCACCGGTTTGTGCGGTGGCCTGACCACATTCTCGACGATGCAGGTCGAGACGGTCAGGATGCTCGAACACGGCCATTGGGTCCTGGCCGTCGCCTACACCGTCGTCAGCATCGTGCTCGGATTGCTGGCGGTGCAGCTGGCCACGGTCGTGGTGCGCCGGGTGCGGGTGCGCGGATGA
- a CDS encoding PucR family transcriptional regulator — MEPAWEPLREPDAEKVWKELLRPIVAELRSAAAELAERCVTQMQTEMPVLFPDPQSVKENLVSTEAGIRQLADIIDVAGDPRDVELPAPTLAIARAGVMRQIPLANLMRFYRLAQTLLWQWMWDRITAAATDRTQQALAFRLATSWMFGYIDAALNRAEQAYEAEREIWLRNTAAARTDAIDDILARRERDPQRASKRLRYDVNRHHVGVIAWVDSAPEHRDAQSSLNEALTTLAREMGADTTLIHPGGSLVAFGWFSWRSDIGTVGFDTTDTSTRRPTLPDGVRIGIGEPGHGLKGFRCSHIEASNARRVASLAGTRAGTLTHYRDVAAAALASCDAEQAASFVHRVLGPLATDDEATYRVATTLSVYLQENRSRVRTAQRLTVHPNTVSYRVDQAEKMLGRSIDTDSLDLAVALVLLPTLPGLIREGRTAEP, encoded by the coding sequence ATGGAACCCGCGTGGGAACCATTACGTGAGCCAGACGCCGAGAAGGTCTGGAAGGAACTGCTGCGCCCGATAGTCGCCGAACTGCGTTCTGCCGCCGCAGAACTGGCCGAACGGTGCGTCACCCAGATGCAGACGGAGATGCCAGTCCTATTTCCCGACCCGCAGTCGGTCAAGGAGAACCTGGTCAGCACCGAGGCGGGCATCCGCCAGCTGGCCGACATCATCGACGTGGCCGGTGACCCTCGCGACGTCGAATTGCCGGCACCGACCCTGGCCATTGCCCGAGCGGGCGTGATGCGCCAGATTCCGCTGGCCAATTTGATGCGTTTTTACCGGCTGGCCCAAACGTTGTTGTGGCAGTGGATGTGGGACCGGATCACGGCGGCCGCCACCGACCGGACGCAACAAGCATTGGCGTTTCGGCTCGCCACCAGCTGGATGTTCGGCTACATCGACGCGGCCTTGAACCGCGCGGAGCAGGCCTATGAGGCCGAGCGCGAGATCTGGCTGCGTAACACCGCGGCCGCCCGCACGGACGCCATCGACGACATTTTGGCGAGACGCGAGCGTGACCCGCAGCGGGCCTCCAAACGGTTGCGCTACGACGTCAACCGCCACCACGTCGGGGTGATCGCCTGGGTCGATTCGGCGCCGGAGCACCGCGACGCTCAGTCATCGCTGAATGAGGCGCTCACCACTCTTGCGCGCGAGATGGGCGCCGACACAACACTCATCCACCCGGGCGGCTCTCTCGTGGCGTTCGGCTGGTTCAGCTGGCGAAGCGATATTGGCACAGTCGGTTTCGACACCACAGACACTTCGACGCGTCGGCCGACGCTTCCGGATGGCGTTCGGATCGGTATCGGCGAGCCCGGGCACGGACTGAAAGGCTTCCGCTGCAGCCATATCGAAGCATCCAATGCCCGCCGGGTCGCGTCGCTGGCCGGCACGCGCGCCGGCACGCTGACGCATTACCGGGATGTTGCGGCCGCCGCGCTGGCCAGTTGCGACGCCGAACAGGCGGCGTCGTTTGTTCACCGGGTGCTTGGTCCGCTGGCCACCGACGACGAGGCGACCTACCGAGTGGCCACGACGTTGTCGGTGTACCTGCAGGAGAACCGCAGTCGGGTCCGAACTGCGCAGCGACTCACCGTGCATCCCAACACGGTCAGCTACCGCGTTGACCAAGCCGAGAAGATGCTCGGTCGCAGCATCGACACCGACAGCCTCGACCTCGCGGTGGCCCTGGTATTACTGCCCACGCTGCCGGGGCTCATCCGCGAGGGCCGCACCGCCGAACCGTGA
- the crcB gene encoding fluoride efflux transporter CrcB, which yields MITVAVWLGVMVIGGIGSVSRFLVDRAVARRTARAFPYGTLAVNIGGAALLGFLGGLTLPKDVALLAGTAFIGAYTTFSTWMLETQRLSEDRQLRAALANITVSVILGLTAALLGQWIAEQI from the coding sequence ATGATCACGGTCGCCGTCTGGCTTGGCGTGATGGTCATCGGGGGCATCGGGTCGGTGTCGCGTTTCCTGGTGGACCGCGCCGTCGCACGCCGGACGGCCCGGGCATTTCCCTACGGCACGCTGGCGGTGAACATCGGCGGTGCCGCACTGCTGGGGTTTCTCGGCGGCCTGACGTTACCCAAAGACGTTGCGCTGCTGGCCGGCACCGCATTCATCGGCGCCTACACCACCTTCTCCACCTGGATGCTGGAAACCCAACGACTCAGCGAGGACCGCCAGCTGCGTGCGGCATTGGCCAATATCACCGTCAGCGTCATACTCGGACTGACCGCAGCGCTGCTGGGCCAATGGATCGCGGAGCAGATATGA
- a CDS encoding LLM class F420-dependent oxidoreductase, translating into MRLGLHALGIGSGADRTVIDAVASAADNAGFATLWAGEHVVMVDRPASRYPYSDDGVIAVAAQADWLDPTIALAFAAAASSRIAVATGVLLLPEHNPVVVAKQAASLDRLSGGRLILGVGVGWLKEEFEALGVPFERRAARTAEYVAAMRTLWRDDVASFGGDFVAFDCVRVNPKPVRERRIPIVVGGNSDAAMRRVAAWADGWYGFNLDGIDAVRERVATLEQLCAESDRDRGELSLAVALRSPHIGDVETLAELGVDELVLVQAPPAEAGAVADWVSALADKWLSTTDAVGRLAR; encoded by the coding sequence ATGCGGCTGGGATTGCACGCGCTGGGAATCGGTTCCGGCGCTGACCGGACGGTGATCGACGCCGTCGCATCCGCGGCCGACAACGCCGGTTTCGCCACCTTGTGGGCCGGCGAACATGTCGTGATGGTGGACCGGCCCGCGTCCCGGTATCCCTATTCCGACGACGGCGTGATCGCCGTTGCGGCCCAGGCGGATTGGCTGGACCCGACGATCGCGCTGGCGTTCGCCGCCGCCGCCTCGTCGCGGATCGCGGTCGCGACCGGAGTATTGCTGCTGCCCGAACACAACCCGGTCGTGGTGGCCAAACAGGCGGCGAGCCTGGATCGGCTGAGCGGTGGCCGGCTGATACTCGGCGTCGGCGTCGGATGGTTGAAAGAGGAGTTCGAAGCGCTCGGGGTACCCTTCGAGCGGCGCGCGGCGCGCACCGCCGAATACGTCGCCGCCATGCGCACGTTGTGGCGCGACGATGTCGCGTCGTTCGGCGGAGACTTCGTTGCGTTCGACTGCGTCCGGGTCAACCCCAAGCCGGTCCGCGAGCGCCGCATCCCGATCGTGGTCGGGGGCAACAGCGACGCCGCGATGCGGCGAGTCGCGGCCTGGGCGGACGGCTGGTACGGGTTCAACCTTGACGGTATTGACGCGGTGCGCGAACGGGTCGCCACGCTCGAGCAGCTGTGCGCCGAGTCGGATCGCGACCGCGGTGAGCTGTCACTGGCCGTGGCGCTGCGCAGCCCCCACATCGGCGACGTCGAGACCCTGGCCGAACTGGGCGTGGACGAGCTGGTGCTGGTCCAGGCGCCGCCGGCGGAGGCGGGCGCGGTAGCCGACTGGGTTTCGGCGCTGGCCGACAAATGGCTGTCCACAACCGATGCGGTAGGTAGGCTGGCACGTTGA
- a CDS encoding GNAT family N-acetyltransferase, with the protein MTEADALFPRQLSDLTDEVRDVPPPPTPAVPSPYAFRLADPDTDAEMIAEWMSRPHLARAWECVWPASRWQRYLRAQLDGNYSRPFVGSLDGQYHGYLELYRAAKDLISTLYESDPYDLGIHAATADPNIITLGVAQLLLPHFVASVLNAEPQCRRIIFDPDYRSKGIRHFCHNGGCVFLGEHELADRRVALYVLPRTLDDVPALRQ; encoded by the coding sequence ATGACTGAAGCCGACGCGCTTTTCCCGCGCCAACTGAGCGATCTCACCGACGAGGTCCGCGACGTCCCGCCGCCGCCCACGCCGGCGGTGCCCTCGCCCTACGCGTTCCGGCTGGCCGATCCGGATACCGACGCGGAGATGATCGCCGAGTGGATGAGCAGGCCGCACCTGGCCAGAGCGTGGGAATGTGTGTGGCCGGCGTCGCGATGGCAGCGGTACTTGCGGGCCCAACTCGACGGCAACTACTCGCGGCCGTTCGTCGGTAGCCTGGATGGCCAATATCATGGGTACCTCGAATTATACAGGGCTGCAAAAGATTTGATCTCGACGCTGTACGAGTCTGATCCCTACGATCTGGGGATCCACGCCGCCACCGCAGATCCGAACATCATCACCCTGGGTGTGGCCCAGCTCCTGCTGCCGCACTTCGTGGCCAGCGTGCTCAATGCCGAACCACAGTGTCGCCGAATCATTTTCGACCCGGACTATCGAAGCAAAGGGATACGCCACTTCTGTCACAACGGTGGTTGCGTCTTCCTCGGCGAACACGAACTGGCGGATCGGCGCGTGGCCCTCTACGTGCTGCCGCGTACGCTCGACGACGTGCCGGCCCTGCGGCAGTGA
- a CDS encoding DUF190 domain-containing protein: MSEQSLKLTAYFGERQRAVGTNGFLADAMLDLFGEHGVATSVMMRGTTGFGPKHELRCDRTLSLSEDPPVTIVAVDIASKIRSLVDEVTAITDRGLVTLERARLVTRHSGADALGELESRNGDAAKLTVYVGRQVRVGGTAAGYAVCELLYRHGFAGATVLLGVDGTAYGERFRARFFGRNVNVPLMIIAIGSVPQVSAAATDLTGLVPNPLLTIERVRLCKRDGELLGRPQQLPPTDDQGRNLWQKLMVHTAEATHHEGLPIHRALVYRLMQSQAARGATALRGVWGFHGDHKPHGDKLFQLARKVPVTTIIVDTPEAIARSFGIVDELTARHGLVTSEMVPAAVSLTGSAGRAETPLAQYDY, from the coding sequence ATGAGTGAGCAAAGCCTGAAGTTGACCGCCTACTTCGGCGAGCGGCAACGCGCGGTCGGCACCAATGGGTTTCTGGCCGACGCGATGCTGGATCTGTTCGGCGAGCACGGCGTCGCGACGAGCGTGATGATGCGCGGTACCACGGGCTTTGGACCCAAGCACGAGCTGCGCTGCGACCGAACGCTGAGCTTGTCCGAGGATCCTCCGGTCACCATCGTCGCCGTCGACATCGCCTCGAAAATCCGCAGTCTGGTCGACGAGGTGACGGCGATAACCGACCGCGGCTTGGTGACGCTGGAACGCGCCCGGCTGGTCACCCGACATAGCGGCGCCGATGCACTGGGCGAGCTGGAAAGCCGAAACGGCGATGCCGCCAAGCTCACCGTCTACGTAGGCCGTCAGGTGCGGGTCGGCGGAACCGCTGCCGGTTACGCCGTCTGCGAACTGCTGTATCGGCACGGATTCGCCGGAGCCACAGTGCTTCTCGGTGTCGACGGCACGGCATACGGCGAACGCTTCCGGGCGCGCTTCTTCGGCCGCAACGTCAATGTTCCGTTGATGATCATCGCCATCGGTTCGGTTCCGCAGGTCTCGGCCGCCGCTACCGACCTCACCGGCCTCGTGCCCAACCCGTTGCTGACCATCGAACGGGTGAGGCTGTGCAAACGCGACGGCGAGCTATTGGGCCGCCCACAACAGCTGCCGCCCACCGACGACCAGGGACGCAACCTGTGGCAGAAGCTGATGGTGCACACCGCCGAGGCGACCCACCATGAGGGCCTGCCGATTCACCGCGCGCTGGTGTACCGGCTGATGCAGTCGCAGGCGGCGCGGGGCGCGACTGCCCTGCGTGGTGTCTGGGGTTTTCACGGAGACCATAAACCGCACGGGGACAAGCTTTTTCAGCTCGCGCGTAAAGTGCCGGTGACCACCATCATCGTCGATACGCCGGAGGCCATCGCCCGCAGCTTCGGTATCGTCGACGAGCTGACCGCCCGCCACGGACTGGTCACCAGTGAAATGGTCCCTGCGGCGGTGTCCTTGACCGGGTCAGCAGGCAGGGCGGAAACGCCGCTCGCACAATACGACTACTGA
- a CDS encoding 2,4'-dihydroxyacetophenone dioxygenase family protein, with translation MQTLQELDVNYMSGADNPWIPFTPLTDKVFLKYWKIDPVRGEIIVSMKFPGGLELPPHYHTGIVIGHTVSGAWRYQENNWVSRAGDTVYEVAGSRHTPESVEDTEVFFVIVGELLFIDENNTILWQENHKTSIERYTTYCADHGIPARDLTSWDA, from the coding sequence ATGCAAACGCTGCAAGAGCTCGACGTCAACTACATGAGCGGCGCCGACAATCCCTGGATTCCCTTCACCCCGCTCACCGACAAGGTGTTCCTCAAGTACTGGAAGATCGACCCGGTGCGTGGCGAGATCATCGTCTCGATGAAGTTTCCCGGCGGGCTCGAGCTACCTCCTCATTACCACACCGGCATCGTGATCGGGCACACCGTATCCGGGGCGTGGCGCTACCAGGAAAACAACTGGGTCTCCCGCGCCGGCGACACCGTCTACGAGGTGGCCGGCTCCAGGCACACCCCGGAGAGCGTGGAGGACACCGAGGTGTTCTTCGTCATCGTTGGCGAGCTGCTGTTCATCGACGAGAACAACACCATCCTGTGGCAGGAGAACCACAAGACCTCCATCGAGCGCTACACCACCTACTGCGCCGACCACGGCATCCCAGCCCGCGACCTGACCAGCTGGGACGCGTAA
- a CDS encoding recombinase family protein gives MFGRGCERTQRVQELVAAVGLGQVGLVLGIEVSRLARCNADWYHLLDLCAMTDTLIADADGMYHPGDYNDRLVLGLKGTMSEAELHVLRSRLNAGLRHKAARGELRQLLPVGLDYDQDDRVVLSRDEAVRAAITAVFDRFDELGSARQVVLSLRADGLRLPRRSAGARVIRWAEATYPAVHDFLTNPAYGGAYVFGRTKVSRRLDEAGRIVVRDQELPREQWEVTIPDHHPGYVSWQTYLANQDRLRANVHPPKGQGGGAVREGRALLQGLVVCGKCGRRMLVGYSGPDGRVPRYLCAQGLRLYGSARSCQSLSGRRLDAAVVEEMFTVLQPAALAATAAALAEAEDQHARRVRAFELGVERARYEAQRARRQFDAVEPENRLVARSLERDWEVRLGTLRQAEADLAAQQSRRPAVLTEEEVAWLSHAGADLRAVFDADTTTIRERKQLLRLLIGEVVINVDRDAGQAAIRIRWEGSAHTDITVALPRRGVDSAIRTEADTLERIRRLAAHYDDATIARLLARQGVITATGLPFTRDRVGSLRRKHRIAGPSEPVGPIDEDVHMVSIAEAQTLLGTSRATLYRWLASGFIRGEQHGPGGPWRIRIDAELQAKITPDAPEGWVGLEAAARRLGVAKQTVLDRIQRGELNAVHVNRGQRKGLAIQLPPPEDALFAATP, from the coding sequence TTGTTCGGGCGCGGATGCGAACGCACGCAACGGGTTCAGGAATTGGTCGCCGCGGTCGGGTTGGGGCAGGTCGGCCTGGTGCTGGGCATCGAAGTGTCTCGGTTGGCGCGCTGCAACGCAGACTGGTATCACCTGCTGGATCTGTGCGCGATGACCGACACCCTGATCGCCGACGCGGACGGGATGTATCACCCCGGTGACTACAACGACCGGCTCGTGCTTGGGTTGAAGGGCACGATGAGCGAGGCTGAGCTGCACGTGCTGCGGTCGCGGCTCAATGCCGGGCTGCGGCACAAGGCCGCGCGGGGCGAGCTGCGCCAACTGCTGCCGGTGGGGCTGGACTATGACCAGGACGACCGGGTGGTGCTCAGCCGGGATGAGGCGGTCCGCGCCGCGATCACGGCGGTGTTCGACCGGTTCGACGAGCTGGGTTCGGCGCGTCAGGTGGTGCTGTCGCTGCGTGCGGATGGCCTGCGGCTGCCGCGCCGGTCCGCCGGCGCGCGGGTCATCCGCTGGGCCGAGGCGACCTACCCGGCGGTCCACGATTTTTTGACCAACCCCGCCTATGGTGGGGCGTACGTGTTCGGGCGAACGAAGGTGAGTCGGCGTCTGGACGAGGCCGGCCGCATCGTGGTCCGCGATCAGGAATTGCCGCGTGAGCAGTGGGAGGTGACCATCCCGGATCATCATCCCGGCTATGTGTCCTGGCAGACCTATCTGGCCAACCAGGATCGGTTGCGCGCCAACGTGCACCCGCCCAAAGGGCAGGGCGGCGGGGCGGTGCGTGAGGGCCGCGCCTTGCTGCAGGGGCTGGTGGTGTGCGGCAAGTGCGGGCGGCGGATGCTGGTCGGCTACTCCGGCCCCGATGGCCGAGTCCCACGGTATCTGTGCGCGCAGGGACTGCGGTTGTACGGCTCGGCGCGCAGCTGCCAGAGTCTGAGCGGACGCCGCCTGGACGCCGCCGTGGTCGAGGAGATGTTCACCGTGTTGCAGCCGGCCGCGTTGGCGGCCACCGCCGCCGCACTGGCCGAGGCCGAGGATCAGCATGCCCGGCGGGTGCGCGCGTTCGAGCTGGGCGTCGAGCGGGCCCGTTACGAGGCCCAGCGAGCCCGCCGCCAGTTCGACGCGGTCGAGCCGGAGAACCGGTTGGTCGCCCGCAGCCTGGAACGCGACTGGGAAGTACGGCTGGGCACGCTACGTCAAGCCGAGGCCGACCTGGCCGCGCAGCAGTCCCGGCGGCCGGCGGTGCTCACCGAGGAAGAGGTGGCCTGGCTATCCCACGCGGGTGCTGACCTGCGGGCGGTGTTCGACGCCGACACCACCACCATCCGAGAACGAAAGCAGTTGCTGCGGTTGCTGATCGGTGAGGTCGTCATCAACGTCGACCGCGACGCTGGTCAGGCCGCGATCCGGATCCGGTGGGAAGGCAGCGCTCATACCGATATCACCGTCGCGTTGCCGCGCCGCGGCGTGGACAGCGCGATCCGCACCGAGGCCGACACGCTGGAGCGTATTCGACGGCTGGCCGCCCACTACGACGACGCGACGATCGCGCGCCTGCTTGCCCGGCAAGGCGTGATCACCGCGACCGGGTTGCCGTTCACCCGCGACCGGGTCGGCAGCCTGCGCCGCAAACACCGGATCGCCGGTCCCAGCGAACCTGTCGGACCCATCGACGAGGATGTGCACATGGTCAGCATCGCCGAAGCCCAGACGCTGCTGGGCACCTCCCGAGCCACCCTCTACCGGTGGCTGGCCAGCGGGTTCATCCGCGGCGAGCAGCACGGCCCCGGCGGCCCGTGGCGAATCCGCATCGACGCCGAGCTGCAAGCCAAGATCACCCCGGACGCGCCCGAGGGATGGGTTGGGCTCGAAGCTGCTGCCCGCCGACTCGGCGTTGCCAAACAGACTGTCCTGGACCGGATTCAACGCGGCGAGCTCAACGCGGTGCATGTCAACCGCGGCCAACGCAAGGGCCTGGCCATCCAACTGCCACCACCGGAAGATGCTTTGTTCGCTGCAACGCCATGA
- a CDS encoding antitoxin MazE family protein, protein MSTSTRRARQYRERMRLRGYRPVQVWVPDVRSAAFAAEAHREALALAEADRHSDDMEFVEAISALGSLDDDA, encoded by the coding sequence ATGAGCACATCGACGCGGAGAGCCCGCCAGTACCGCGAGCGCATGCGCTTGCGGGGGTACCGCCCGGTCCAAGTGTGGGTGCCGGATGTCCGCTCAGCTGCGTTCGCCGCTGAAGCACACCGTGAGGCGCTGGCACTCGCGGAGGCTGACCGACACAGCGACGACATGGAGTTCGTCGAGGCGATCTCCGCTCTCGGTTCGCTGGACGACGACGCGTGA
- the pgm gene encoding phosphoglucomutase (alpha-D-glucose-1,6-bisphosphate-dependent): protein MVAHPRAGQPAQPEDLVDLPHLVTAYYSVEPDPDDVAQQVVFGTSGHRGSALDGAFNQNHILAISQAIVEYRAQQGTTGPLFIGRDTHGLSEPAWVSALEVLAGNDVVAVVDSRDRYTPTPAISHAIVTYNRGRTEALADGIVVTPSHNPPPDGGFKYNPPHGGPADTAVTNAIAKRANEILRDGGSAVRRVPVARALRAARRHDYLGAYVDDLPNVVDVATIREAGVRIGADPLGGASVDYWAEIAERHRLELTVVNPLVDATWRFMTLDHDGKIRMDCSSPDAMAGLIATMIADRDRYQIATGNDADADRHGIVTPDEGLLNPNHYLAVAIEYLCTHRPSWPAGLAVGKTAVSSSIIDRVVAGLGRRLVEVPVGFKWFVDGLIGGTIGFGGEESAGASFLRRDGSVWTTDKDGIIMALLAAEMLAVTGVTPSQRYQALAAEYGAPTYARVDAPADREQKARLAKLSADEVSATELAGEPITAKLTEAPGNGAPLGGLKVTTTNAWFAARPSGTEDVYKIYAESFRGPEHLAEVQQTAREVVNQVIG, encoded by the coding sequence ATGGTGGCCCACCCGCGAGCCGGACAGCCGGCCCAGCCCGAAGACCTCGTCGATCTGCCGCACCTGGTGACGGCGTATTACTCAGTCGAACCCGATCCCGACGACGTCGCGCAGCAGGTGGTCTTCGGCACCTCCGGGCACCGCGGCTCGGCGCTGGACGGTGCCTTCAACCAGAACCACATTCTGGCGATCAGCCAGGCCATCGTGGAGTACCGCGCGCAGCAGGGCACCACCGGACCGTTGTTCATCGGCCGTGACACCCATGGACTTTCGGAGCCGGCCTGGGTGTCGGCGCTGGAGGTACTGGCCGGCAATGACGTTGTGGCCGTCGTCGACAGCCGCGACCGCTACACGCCGACGCCGGCCATCAGTCATGCCATCGTGACCTACAACCGGGGCCGCACCGAGGCGCTGGCCGACGGCATTGTCGTCACACCGTCGCACAACCCGCCCCCCGACGGCGGCTTCAAGTACAACCCGCCCCACGGCGGCCCGGCCGACACCGCGGTCACCAACGCAATAGCCAAGCGCGCCAACGAGATTCTGCGTGACGGCGGCTCGGCGGTGCGGCGGGTGCCGGTCGCGCGGGCGCTGCGCGCAGCCCGGCGCCACGACTATCTGGGCGCCTATGTGGACGATCTGCCCAACGTGGTCGACGTAGCCACGATCCGCGAGGCCGGAGTCCGGATCGGCGCCGACCCACTGGGCGGGGCCAGTGTGGATTATTGGGCCGAAATCGCCGAGCGCCACCGGCTGGAGCTGACCGTGGTCAATCCGCTGGTCGATGCGACGTGGCGGTTCATGACGCTCGATCACGACGGCAAGATCCGGATGGACTGCAGCTCACCGGACGCGATGGCTGGGCTCATCGCAACGATGATCGCCGACCGGGACCGCTACCAGATCGCCACCGGCAATGACGCCGACGCCGACCGGCACGGCATCGTCACCCCCGACGAGGGGCTGCTCAACCCGAACCACTATCTGGCCGTGGCGATCGAGTACCTCTGCACGCACCGGCCGTCCTGGCCGGCGGGCCTCGCCGTCGGCAAGACGGCGGTCAGCTCGTCGATCATCGACCGGGTGGTCGCCGGGCTGGGCCGTCGGCTCGTCGAGGTGCCCGTCGGGTTCAAATGGTTCGTCGACGGACTGATCGGCGGCACCATCGGGTTCGGTGGCGAGGAATCGGCCGGGGCGTCGTTTCTGCGCCGGGACGGCTCGGTGTGGACCACCGACAAGGACGGCATCATCATGGCTTTGCTGGCCGCCGAGATGCTGGCCGTCACCGGAGTGACGCCGTCGCAGCGGTACCAGGCGCTGGCTGCCGAATACGGTGCGCCGACGTACGCGCGGGTCGACGCGCCCGCCGACCGGGAGCAGAAAGCGCGCCTGGCCAAGCTGTCGGCCGACGAGGTCAGCGCCACCGAGCTGGCGGGCGAGCCGATCACCGCCAAGCTGACCGAGGCACCGGGCAACGGCGCGCCGCTGGGCGGCCTCAAGGTGACGACGACCAATGCGTGGTTTGCTGCGCGGCCGTCGGGCACCGAGGACGTCTACAAGATCTACGCGGAGTCGTTTCGCGGGCCCGAGCATCTGGCCGAGGTGCAGCAGACCGCGCGGGAGGTCGTCAATCAGGTCATCGGGTAG